From the bacterium genome, the window GTGAAGGAGATGGACGAGCGGCTGCGGGCCAATCCGGTTTGCTTCCAGATTCCGATGGGCGCCGAGGACCGGTTTCAGGGCGTCATCGATCTGCTGCAAATGAAGGCCATTCGCTTCGACGAAAGCTCGCTCGGCGCCAAATTCGAAGAGACCGAAATTCCGGCCGATTATCTCGAGCAGGCCAAGAGCTACCGCGACAAGCTGATCGAGGCCGTCGTCGAGCACGACGAGGCCCTGATGGAGAAATACCTCCACGGCCAAGAAATTTCCTACGAAGACCTGAAGCGGGCGGCTCGAAGTGCCACCGTCAAGATGAAGATCACGCCGGTTCTCTGCGGCGCCGCTTTCAAGAACAAGGGTATCCAGCAGCTTCTCGATGCCGTTGTCGATTACCTGCCGAGCCCGCTCGATATTCCGCCGGTCGAGGGCCTGGTTCCGCGCAAGCCCGACCAAGTCGAGACTCGCGCCGCCGACGAGAAGCAGCCTTTCTCGGCCCTGGCTTTCAAGATCATGACCGACCCCTTCGTCGGCCAGCTCACTTATTTCCGGGTTTATTCGGGCCGCCTCGATGCCGGCTCCTACGTCTACAACGCGACCAAGGACCGCAAGGAGCGGATCGGCCGCATCCTCCGGATGCACGCCAACCAGCGCGAAGAGATCAAGGGCATCGGCGCCGGCGACATCGCCGCTGCGGTCGGCCTCAAGTTCACCACCACCGGCGACACCCTCTGCGACGAGGCCAAGCCGATCCTGCTCGAGTCGATCGAGTTTCCCGATCCGGTGATCAGCGTCGCGATTGAGCCCAAGACCAAGGCCGACCAGGATAAGCTCGGTCTTTCGCTCCAAAAGCTGGCCCAGGAAGATCCTTCCTTCAAGGTGAGGATCGACGAAGAGACCGGCCAGACGATTATCGCCGGCATGGGCGAGCTCCATTTGGAAATCATCGTCGACCGCTTGATGCGCGAATTTAAGGTCGACGCCAACGTCGGCCGTCCCCAAGTCGCTTACCGCGAGACGATCACGACTCCGGCCGAGGCCGAAACGAAGTATATCCGGCAGACCGGCGGTCGCGGCCAATACGGCCACGTCTTGCTCAAGGTCGAGCCGCTGGAGCGGGGCAAGGGTTTCGAGTTCGTCGACGCGATCGTCGGCGGAGTCATTCCGCGGGAGTTCATCCCGGCGGTTCGGAAGGGCGTCCAAGAGGCTTTGGAAGGCGGCGTGCTCGCCGGTTATCCCACCGTCGACGTCAAGGCGACCCTCTATGACGGAAGTTTTCACGACGTTGATTCCTCGGAAATCGCCTTCAAGATCGCCGGTTCGATCTGCGTCAAGGAGGCCGCTCGCAAGGCCAATCCGGTTTTGCTCGAGCCGATCATGGACGTTGAAGTCGTGGTGCCCGAGGATTTCATGGGCTCGGTCACCGGTGATCTCAACTCCCGGCGGG encodes:
- the fusA gene encoding elongation factor G, translated to MAEYPLTKTRNIGIMAHIDAGKTTTTERILYYTGVSHKIGEVHEGTAVMDWMEQEQERGITITSATTTCFWKNHRVNIIDTPGHVDFTIEVERSLRVLDGAVGVFCSVGGVEPQSETVWRQANKYHVPRIAFINKMDRTGADFYRAVKEMDERLRANPVCFQIPMGAEDRFQGVIDLLQMKAIRFDESSLGAKFEETEIPADYLEQAKSYRDKLIEAVVEHDEALMEKYLHGQEISYEDLKRAARSATVKMKITPVLCGAAFKNKGIQQLLDAVVDYLPSPLDIPPVEGLVPRKPDQVETRAADEKQPFSALAFKIMTDPFVGQLTYFRVYSGRLDAGSYVYNATKDRKERIGRILRMHANQREEIKGIGAGDIAAAVGLKFTTTGDTLCDEAKPILLESIEFPDPVISVAIEPKTKADQDKLGLSLQKLAQEDPSFKVRIDEETGQTIIAGMGELHLEIIVDRLMREFKVDANVGRPQVAYRETITTPAEAETKYIRQTGGRGQYGHVLLKVEPLERGKGFEFVDAIVGGVIPREFIPAVRKGVQEALEGGVLAGYPTVDVKATLYDGSFHDVDSSEIAFKIAGSICVKEAARKANPVLLEPIMDVEVVVPEDFMGSVTGDLNSRRGKILNTEVRAGSYVIKAQVPLANMFGYATDLRSQSQGRATFTMQFGLYEAVPKNIGEEIIAKSQGR